A part of Agrobacterium vitis genomic DNA contains:
- a CDS encoding thiamine phosphate synthase — MKLDPFYLIVDSADWIERLIPLGVKLVQLRMKDIAESDLRSHIRAAKAVCHANDCQLIINDYWQIALDEGCDFIHLGQEDLAEADVSAIRAAHARLGVSTHDEAELETALAAKPDYVALGPIWPTVLKQMKWAPQGLPKLSTWKATIGDIPLVAIGGVTAERLDDVFSHGADSAAVVTDITRHENPEKRTQEWLEKTEKWRRT; from the coding sequence ATGAAGCTCGATCCATTTTATCTGATTGTCGACAGCGCCGACTGGATCGAGCGCTTGATCCCTCTTGGCGTGAAACTGGTGCAGTTGCGCATGAAGGATATTGCCGAAAGTGATTTGCGCTCCCACATCCGAGCCGCAAAAGCAGTCTGCCATGCCAATGACTGCCAGTTGATCATCAATGACTATTGGCAGATCGCTCTCGATGAGGGCTGTGATTTCATCCACCTTGGTCAGGAAGATCTTGCAGAGGCAGATGTGTCCGCAATCCGGGCAGCGCATGCGCGGCTGGGCGTCTCGACCCATGACGAGGCAGAGCTTGAGACGGCGCTTGCCGCCAAACCTGATTATGTCGCGCTCGGTCCGATCTGGCCGACGGTGCTGAAACAGATGAAATGGGCGCCGCAAGGACTGCCAAAGCTCTCGACCTGGAAAGCCACCATCGGCGACATTCCTCTTGTCGCGATCGGCGGGGTCACTGCAGAGAGGCTTGATGACGTTTTTTCCCATGGTGCAGACAGTGCGGCCGTCGTGACTGACATCACCCGACACGAAAATCCGGAAAAAAGAACACAAGAGTGGCTGGAAAAGACCGAGAAATGGCGCCGGACCTGA
- the thiO gene encoding glycine oxidase ThiO, producing MSILIKGAGVAGLTLAFELVQRGINVALRDIKTSVGQGASHYAGGMLAPYCEREAAEEQVLTLGLAAADWWEQALPGSVTRKGTLVLTPNRDIQDLNRFASRTRGYQWLDADGIAALEPDLAGRFRKGLFFADEAHLDPRQALDGLYQALVQQDVSFYLGPDAEPDTSSFDSIIDCTGAAAIDTIENLRGVRGEMIYLQTTDISLSRPIRLLHPRHPIYIVPRDNNCFMIGATMIEAQDDGPISARSLMEFLNAAYTLNPAFGEARLIEAGVGIRPAFADNLPRIVETQDGLAIAGMHRHGFLLSPAMARQAADRIEHATSNQPTRRATR from the coding sequence ATGTCCATTCTGATCAAGGGGGCCGGCGTTGCCGGCCTCACATTGGCGTTTGAACTCGTTCAACGCGGTATCAATGTCGCGTTGCGCGATATCAAAACCTCCGTGGGGCAGGGGGCCTCTCACTATGCAGGCGGCATGCTGGCGCCCTATTGTGAGCGGGAAGCCGCGGAAGAGCAGGTTCTGACGCTGGGTCTGGCAGCTGCAGATTGGTGGGAGCAGGCTTTGCCTGGCTCCGTCACGCGCAAGGGGACGCTGGTGCTGACCCCGAACCGCGATATCCAGGACCTGAACCGCTTTGCGAGCCGTACGCGTGGCTACCAATGGCTGGATGCCGATGGCATCGCCGCATTGGAACCTGATTTGGCCGGGCGTTTTCGCAAGGGCCTGTTTTTTGCCGATGAAGCCCATCTCGATCCACGCCAGGCACTGGACGGTCTTTATCAGGCGTTGGTGCAGCAGGACGTCTCTTTCTATCTCGGACCAGATGCCGAGCCTGATACCAGCAGCTTTGATAGCATCATCGACTGCACCGGCGCGGCTGCCATCGACACGATCGAAAACCTGCGCGGGGTGCGCGGCGAAATGATCTATCTGCAAACAACTGATATAAGCCTGAGCCGCCCCATCCGGCTGCTGCATCCGCGCCATCCGATCTATATCGTGCCCCGCGACAACAATTGCTTCATGATCGGCGCCACCATGATAGAGGCGCAAGATGACGGGCCAATCAGCGCCCGGTCTCTCATGGAATTCCTGAATGCCGCCTACACGCTGAACCCGGCTTTCGGCGAGGCCCGGCTGATCGAGGCTGGCGTTGGCATTCGCCCGGCCTTTGCCGATAATCTGCCGCGCATTGTCGAGACACAAGATGGTTTGGCGATTGCCGGAATGCACCGTCATGGCTTCCTGCTGTCTCCCGCCATGGCCCGGCAGGCTGCGGACCGGATAGAGCACGCGACGTCAAATCAACCCACCCGGAGAGCGACCCGATGA
- a CDS encoding dipeptidase, producing the protein MTQTVPVFDGHNDVLLRLRRSGRPHPYRDFLQGGEAGHIDLPKARQGGLAGGLCAVFIPSPSFKPNDAGDFQAPAQPEALNETLAMARLLFEIEANSAGRVKVCRSAADIRHCLENEIFAAVFHIEGVEAIAADLDALYVLHQAGLRSLGPVWSRPNIFAHGVPFRFPSSPDIGPGLTDAGKDLIRACNELKIMVDLSHMNEQGFWDIAGLSKAPLVASHSNAHALCPHSRNLTDKQLDAIRDSGGLVGINFGVIFLREDGQRNLDTPLDVLIDHIDYMVTRMGIDHVALGSDFDGTTVPDALKDATGLPLIVQGLEARGYDATSIAKICHGNWISVLERTWGA; encoded by the coding sequence ATGACACAGACCGTTCCCGTTTTCGATGGCCATAACGATGTGCTGCTACGGCTGCGCCGCTCTGGCCGTCCCCATCCCTACCGCGATTTTTTGCAGGGTGGCGAGGCCGGGCATATTGATTTGCCCAAGGCGCGCCAGGGTGGACTGGCCGGTGGACTTTGTGCCGTGTTCATTCCCTCACCAAGCTTCAAACCCAATGACGCCGGGGATTTTCAGGCCCCGGCCCAGCCGGAAGCGCTGAATGAGACACTGGCCATGGCTCGGCTGCTGTTTGAAATCGAGGCGAACTCGGCTGGTCGCGTCAAGGTCTGCCGCAGTGCCGCCGATATCCGGCATTGCCTGGAAAATGAAATCTTCGCGGCGGTTTTTCACATCGAAGGCGTAGAGGCCATCGCTGCCGATCTCGATGCACTTTATGTGCTGCATCAGGCGGGGCTCCGCTCGCTCGGTCCCGTCTGGAGCCGACCGAATATCTTTGCGCATGGCGTTCCCTTCCGCTTTCCATCCTCCCCGGATATCGGCCCCGGCCTGACTGATGCTGGCAAGGACCTGATCCGGGCCTGTAATGAGCTGAAGATCATGGTCGATCTCTCTCATATGAACGAACAGGGGTTTTGGGATATCGCCGGTCTTTCCAAGGCGCCGCTTGTCGCCTCCCATTCCAACGCCCACGCGCTTTGCCCTCATAGCCGCAACCTTACAGACAAGCAGCTGGACGCCATCCGTGACAGCGGCGGACTGGTCGGCATCAATTTCGGGGTGATTTTCCTGCGCGAGGACGGCCAACGCAATCTCGATACACCGCTGGATGTGCTCATCGACCACATCGATTATATGGTGACGCGCATGGGCATCGATCATGTGGCGCTCGGCTCAGACTTCGACGGCACCACCGTTCCAGACGCCCTGAAGGATGCAACCGGTCTTCCCTTGATCGTCCAGGGGCTGGAGGCGCGTGGTTATGATGCGACCTCGATTGCCAAGATCTGCCACGGAAACTGGATTTCAGTGCTGGAACGGACCTGGGGCGCTTGA
- a CDS encoding thiazole synthase, translated as MLTLYGTELSSRLLLGTARYPSPAILAEAVRRSKTEIVTVSLRRETAGGKAGGAFFDLIRELGVRVLPNTAGCHSVKEAVLTAKMAREVFRTNWIKLELIGHQDTLQPDVFQLVEAARILTEDGFEVFPYTTEDLVVGEHLLSAGCKVLMPWCAPIGSAMGPQNIPGLRAMRAEFPDVPLIVDAGIGRPSHAATVMELGFDAVLLNTAVAAAADPAAMAEAFANAIDAGCGGYLAGLLEPRDMAVPSTPVIGKGVFA; from the coding sequence ATGCTGACACTCTACGGAACGGAACTTTCCTCTCGCCTGTTGCTTGGCACGGCCCGCTACCCATCGCCAGCCATTCTCGCCGAGGCCGTGCGCCGCTCTAAAACCGAGATCGTCACCGTCTCCTTGCGTCGGGAAACCGCAGGCGGCAAAGCGGGCGGCGCCTTCTTCGACCTGATCCGGGAGTTGGGCGTGCGGGTTCTGCCGAATACCGCCGGATGCCACAGCGTCAAGGAAGCGGTGCTGACGGCTAAAATGGCGCGGGAGGTATTTCGCACCAACTGGATCAAGCTGGAACTGATCGGCCACCAGGACACACTGCAACCGGATGTGTTTCAACTGGTTGAGGCTGCTCGCATCCTGACGGAAGATGGTTTCGAAGTCTTTCCCTATACCACCGAGGATCTGGTGGTCGGCGAGCATCTCCTGAGCGCTGGCTGCAAAGTGTTGATGCCATGGTGCGCACCCATCGGCAGCGCCATGGGGCCGCAAAATATCCCCGGTCTCCGCGCCATGCGGGCCGAGTTTCCAGACGTTCCGCTGATCGTCGATGCGGGTATCGGGCGGCCATCCCATGCAGCCACGGTTATGGAACTGGGCTTCGACGCTGTTCTTCTGAATACAGCGGTGGCCGCTGCTGCGGACCCAGCCGCCATGGCCGAAGCCTTCGCAAACGCCATTGACGCTGGTTGCGGTGGCTACCTCGCTGGATTGCTGGAGCCAAGAGACATGGCCGTTCCATCGACGCCGGTTATTGGCAAGGGAGTGTTTGCATGA
- the thiC gene encoding phosphomethylpyrimidine synthase ThiC, with protein sequence MNIAPQFPTPEVTTGTLPASAKVHIAGEIHPQIRVPMRQITLHPTSGEPPVNVYDSSGPYTDPNATIAIDAGLPRIRAEWVVARGDVEAYAGRHVKPEDNGFATGEKLTPEFPVRNAPLKAKPGKAVTQLAYARAGIITPEMEFIAIRENIGREAAKEALIRDGESFGASIPDYVTPEFVRQEVAMGRAIIPANINHPEAEPMIIGRNFLVKINANIGNSAVTSSMAEEVEKMVWAIRWGADTVMDLSTGRNIHNIRDWIIRNSPVPIGTVPLYQALEKVHGIAENLTWDVFRDTLIEQAEQGVDYFTIHAGVRLSYIHLTVNRVTGIVSRGGSIMAKWCLHHHKESFLYEHFDEICDICRAYDVSFSLGDGLRPGSIADANDAAQFAELETLGELTKIAWAKDCQVMIEGPGHVPMHKIKENMDKQLKTCGEAPFYTLGPLTTDIAPGYDHITSGIGAAMIGWYGTAMLCYVTPKEHLGLPDRNDVKTGVITYKIAAHAADLAKGHPAAQVRDDALSRARFEFRWEDQFNLSLDPDTARSFHDETLPKEAHKVAHFCSMCGPKFCSMRISHDIRAEAQKEGLEAMAAKYRDGGDLYMPVSDEENQPAGE encoded by the coding sequence ATGAATATCGCCCCACAGTTTCCAACCCCCGAAGTCACCACCGGGACGCTTCCCGCCTCTGCCAAGGTCCATATTGCCGGAGAGATCCACCCGCAGATCCGCGTGCCGATGCGCCAGATCACGCTGCACCCCACCTCGGGCGAGCCGCCCGTCAATGTGTATGATAGTTCCGGCCCCTATACCGACCCGAACGCCACCATTGCCATCGATGCAGGCTTGCCGCGCATTCGCGCCGAATGGGTGGTCGCACGCGGCGATGTCGAGGCCTATGCCGGACGTCACGTCAAGCCGGAGGATAATGGTTTTGCGACCGGCGAAAAGCTGACGCCGGAATTTCCGGTGCGCAATGCGCCCTTGAAGGCAAAACCCGGCAAAGCCGTAACCCAGCTTGCCTATGCCCGCGCCGGCATTATCACCCCGGAGATGGAGTTTATTGCCATCCGCGAGAATATTGGCCGCGAAGCCGCCAAAGAAGCTCTGATCCGCGATGGCGAAAGCTTTGGCGCTTCCATCCCGGATTATGTCACGCCAGAATTTGTCCGTCAGGAAGTGGCCATGGGCCGCGCCATCATCCCGGCCAATATCAACCACCCGGAAGCCGAGCCGATGATTATCGGCCGGAATTTTCTGGTGAAGATCAATGCCAATATCGGCAATTCAGCCGTCACCTCCTCCATGGCCGAGGAAGTGGAAAAAATGGTCTGGGCGATCCGCTGGGGCGCTGATACGGTGATGGACCTCTCCACCGGACGCAACATTCACAATATCCGCGACTGGATCATCCGCAATTCCCCGGTGCCGATTGGCACAGTGCCGCTCTATCAGGCCCTGGAAAAGGTGCATGGCATTGCTGAAAATCTGACCTGGGACGTGTTCCGCGATACGCTGATCGAACAAGCCGAGCAGGGGGTGGATTATTTCACCATCCATGCCGGCGTGCGCCTCTCCTATATTCATCTCACCGTCAACCGGGTCACGGGCATCGTGTCGCGCGGCGGCTCGATCATGGCCAAGTGGTGTCTGCATCATCACAAGGAAAGCTTCCTCTACGAGCATTTCGACGAGATCTGCGATATCTGCCGGGCCTATGACGTGTCGTTCTCGCTGGGTGATGGCCTTCGCCCCGGCTCGATTGCAGATGCCAATGATGCCGCGCAATTCGCCGAACTGGAAACGCTGGGCGAACTGACCAAAATTGCCTGGGCGAAGGATTGCCAGGTGATGATCGAAGGCCCCGGCCATGTGCCGATGCATAAGATCAAGGAGAATATGGACAAGCAGTTGAAGACCTGCGGCGAGGCGCCCTTCTACACGCTCGGTCCGCTGACCACAGACATCGCTCCCGGTTACGACCACATCACGTCAGGCATCGGGGCGGCGATGATCGGCTGGTACGGCACGGCCATGCTCTGCTACGTCACACCCAAGGAGCATCTGGGCCTGCCGGATCGCAATGACGTCAAGACCGGGGTGATCACCTATAAGATCGCTGCTCATGCTGCCGACCTTGCCAAGGGGCATCCGGCAGCTCAGGTCCGCGACGATGCACTGTCGCGCGCCCGTTTCGAATTCCGCTGGGAAGACCAGTTCAATCTGTCGCTCGACCCCGACACGGCCCGGTCCTTCCACGACGAAACCCTGCCAAAGGAAGCCCATAAGGTTGCGCATTTCTGCTCGATGTGCGGCCCGAAATTCTGTTCGATGCGGATTTCCCACGATATTCGCGCCGAGGCCCAGAAAGAGGGGCTGGAAGCCATGGCGGCCAAATATCGCGATGGCGGTGATCTCTACATGCCGGTCTCCGATGAGGAGAACCAACCGGCGGGAGAATGA
- the thiS gene encoding sulfur carrier protein ThiS, producing the protein MKLIVNGEQLDCSAPTLSTLLEQLDYEGEWLATAINGDLVHAEDRQDCALNDGDRIEILSPMQGG; encoded by the coding sequence ATGAAACTGATCGTCAATGGGGAGCAATTGGACTGCTCCGCCCCCACTCTTTCGACGCTTCTCGAACAATTGGACTATGAGGGCGAATGGCTGGCGACAGCGATCAACGGCGATCTCGTCCACGCCGAAGACCGGCAGGACTGCGCTTTGAACGATGGCGACAGAATTGAAATTCTCTCACCAATGCAGGGAGGCTGA